The following are encoded together in the Portunus trituberculatus isolate SZX2019 chromosome 25, ASM1759143v1, whole genome shotgun sequence genome:
- the LOC123508872 gene encoding E3 ubiquitin-protein ligase RNF19A-like isoform X1 gives MSAIPLLLQCPQTPTSQSPIHPPLPRRSSHPSKLNNRNSFPPDQSQESRWATLLTRATPARPYGACNPAPAPDAAPAAAPAPAPAKSQSLFGQQVAPAPTHQATTALRPSPTGTQPPSTTHQSRPFPSRPLVPTVSFNRALTSPTAIKLFNPSRRLNKTQSQLIMPRMKSLFRTGQGSRKEKKASRQGSLRSLANYDEATSPEPLIRKSHTVLALSSTTGTAPQTKLVKEPKTSKFNILRRMTSSKSAVFNTTKLTIPKSPSAMSDLRRIRKDPSMQFTQPEHDGEGGVCSRCTSTASFTSRSYAAGMAQDTVFCKLCLSDVPIGEMYQLQQCMCRFCKYCMAVYATLKIREGDYTIKCPDANCDCSGELTLEEMETLVASKLYQLHLKFRKNTEVVLDPVRVWCPTAGCETVVNLPMSKLEGPQCTTCPTCTTVFCAACCEPWHPSQACHADTAEALVSGAVPIDDTIKRCPSCKVLIERDAGCAQMLCKRCKHVFCWYCLTSLDDDFLLRHYDKGPCKNKLGHSRASVLWHRAQVIGIFAGFGLLLVVASPLLLFVGPCLLCCKCKPCSRHKIEEDSLYGI, from the exons ATGAGTGCCATCCCACTGCTGCTACAGTGTCCTCAGACCCCCACGTCACAGtcgcccatccacccacccttGCCGCGCCGCTCCTCACACCCTTCCAAACTCAACAACCGCAACTCCTTCCCACCGGACCAGAGTCAAGAGTCCCGCTGGGCCACCCTCCTCACCAGGGCCACCCCGGCTCGCCCGTACGGCGCCTGTAACCCGGCACCCGCGCCTGACGCCGCTCCTGCCGCtgcccccgcccccgcccccgccAAGTCCCAGTCTCTCTTTGGCCAGCAGGTGGCGCCCGCCCCCACCCACCAAGCTACCACAGCCCTGAGGCCCTCCCCCACCGGCACCCAGCCCCCTTCCACCACTCACCAGTCccgccccttcccttcccgccccCTGGTGCCCACTGTGTCCTTCAACAGGGCGCTCACTTCCCCCACAGCCATCAAACTCTTCAATCCGTCTCGCCGCCTCAACAAGACCCAGTCACAACTCATCATGCCGCGCATGAAGTCACTCTTCAGGACGGGCCAAGGCTCCCGCAAGGAGAAGAAAGCCTCCCGCCAAGGGTCGCTGAGGAGCCTTGCCAACTATGACGAGGCCACCTCCCCTGAGCCTCTCATCCGGAAGTCCCACACGGTGTTGGCACTGTCCTCCACCACGGGCACCGCGCCTCAAACCAAGCTGGTCAAGGAGCCCAAGACCAGCAAATTCAACATCCTGAGACGCATGACGTCCTCCAAGTCTGCGGTGTTCAATACCACCAAGCTAACCATCCCCAAGTCGCCCTCCGCCATGTCTGACCTGCGGCGGATTCGGAAGGATCCCAGTATGCAGTTCACGCAGCCGGAGCACGACGGTGAGGGCGGCGTGTGTTCCCGCTGCACCTCCACGGCTTCCTTCACCTCTAGGAGCTACGCGGCGGGCATGGCGCAGGACACGGTGTTCTGCAAGCTGTGCCTGTCTGACGTGCCCATCGGGGAAATGTATCAGCTGCAGCAATGCATGTGCCGATTCTGCAAATAT TGCATGGCCGTGTACGCTACGCTCAAGATCCGTGAGGGAGACTACACGATCAAGTGCCCGGACGCCAACTGTGACTGCAGCGGCGAACTGACcctggaggagatggagaccCTGGTGGCCAGCAAACTGTATCAGCTACACCTCAAGTTCCGCAAAAACACAG AGGTGGTTCTGGACCCCGTGAGGGTATGGTGCCCCACGGCTGGCTGCGAGACTGTGGTCAACCTACCCATGTCCAAGTTGGAGGGTCCCCAGTGCACCACCTGCCCCACCTGCACCACAGTGTTCTGCGCCGCCTGCTGCGAGCCATGGCACCCCAGCCAGGCCTGCCACGCGGACACTGCAGAAGCTCTGGTGAGTGGG GCAGTGCCCATTGACGACACCATAAAGCGGTGCCCGTCGTGTAAGGTCCTCATTGAGCGCGACGCAGGCTGTGCCCAGATGTTGTGCAAGCGGTGCAAGCACGTGTTCTGCTGGTACTGCTTAACCTCCCTCGAT GACGACTTTCTGTTGCGCCACTACGACAAGGGGCCATGCAAGAACAAGCTGGGCCACAGCCGAGCGTCCGTCTTGTGGCACCGCGCCCAGGTCATCGGCATCTTCGCAGGGTTCGgtctgttgctggtggtggcctcccctctccttttgtTCGTGGGGCCCTGCTTACTGTGCTGCAAGTGTAAGCCATGCTCCAGGCACAAGATTGAGGAGGACAGTTTATACGGCATCTGA
- the LOC123508872 gene encoding E3 ubiquitin-protein ligase RNF19A-like isoform X2, translated as MSAIPLLLQCPQTPTSQSPIHPPLPRRSSHPSKLNNRNSFPPDQSQESRWATLLTRATPARPYGACNPAPAPDAAPAAAPAPAPAKSQSLFGQQVAPAPTHQATTALRPSPTGTQPPSTTHQSRPFPSRPLVPTVSFNRALTSPTAIKLFNPSRRLNKTQSQLIMPRMKSLFRTGQGSRKEKKASRQGSLRSLANYDEATSPEPLIRKSHTVLALSSTTGTAPQTKLVKEPKTSKFNILRRMTSSKSAVFNTTKLTIPKSPSAMSDLRRIRKDPSMQFTQPEHDGEGGVCSRCTSTASFTSRSYAAGMAQDTVFCKLCLSDVPIGEMYQLQQCMCRFCKYCMAVYATLKIREGDYTIKCPDANCDCSGELTLEEMETLVASKLYQLHLKFRKNTEVVLDPVRVWCPTAGCETVVNLPMSKLEGPQCTTCPTCTTVFCAACCEPWHPSQACHADTAEALAVPIDDTIKRCPSCKVLIERDAGCAQMLCKRCKHVFCWYCLTSLDDDFLLRHYDKGPCKNKLGHSRASVLWHRAQVIGIFAGFGLLLVVASPLLLFVGPCLLCCKCKPCSRHKIEEDSLYGI; from the exons ATGAGTGCCATCCCACTGCTGCTACAGTGTCCTCAGACCCCCACGTCACAGtcgcccatccacccacccttGCCGCGCCGCTCCTCACACCCTTCCAAACTCAACAACCGCAACTCCTTCCCACCGGACCAGAGTCAAGAGTCCCGCTGGGCCACCCTCCTCACCAGGGCCACCCCGGCTCGCCCGTACGGCGCCTGTAACCCGGCACCCGCGCCTGACGCCGCTCCTGCCGCtgcccccgcccccgcccccgccAAGTCCCAGTCTCTCTTTGGCCAGCAGGTGGCGCCCGCCCCCACCCACCAAGCTACCACAGCCCTGAGGCCCTCCCCCACCGGCACCCAGCCCCCTTCCACCACTCACCAGTCccgccccttcccttcccgccccCTGGTGCCCACTGTGTCCTTCAACAGGGCGCTCACTTCCCCCACAGCCATCAAACTCTTCAATCCGTCTCGCCGCCTCAACAAGACCCAGTCACAACTCATCATGCCGCGCATGAAGTCACTCTTCAGGACGGGCCAAGGCTCCCGCAAGGAGAAGAAAGCCTCCCGCCAAGGGTCGCTGAGGAGCCTTGCCAACTATGACGAGGCCACCTCCCCTGAGCCTCTCATCCGGAAGTCCCACACGGTGTTGGCACTGTCCTCCACCACGGGCACCGCGCCTCAAACCAAGCTGGTCAAGGAGCCCAAGACCAGCAAATTCAACATCCTGAGACGCATGACGTCCTCCAAGTCTGCGGTGTTCAATACCACCAAGCTAACCATCCCCAAGTCGCCCTCCGCCATGTCTGACCTGCGGCGGATTCGGAAGGATCCCAGTATGCAGTTCACGCAGCCGGAGCACGACGGTGAGGGCGGCGTGTGTTCCCGCTGCACCTCCACGGCTTCCTTCACCTCTAGGAGCTACGCGGCGGGCATGGCGCAGGACACGGTGTTCTGCAAGCTGTGCCTGTCTGACGTGCCCATCGGGGAAATGTATCAGCTGCAGCAATGCATGTGCCGATTCTGCAAATAT TGCATGGCCGTGTACGCTACGCTCAAGATCCGTGAGGGAGACTACACGATCAAGTGCCCGGACGCCAACTGTGACTGCAGCGGCGAACTGACcctggaggagatggagaccCTGGTGGCCAGCAAACTGTATCAGCTACACCTCAAGTTCCGCAAAAACACAG AGGTGGTTCTGGACCCCGTGAGGGTATGGTGCCCCACGGCTGGCTGCGAGACTGTGGTCAACCTACCCATGTCCAAGTTGGAGGGTCCCCAGTGCACCACCTGCCCCACCTGCACCACAGTGTTCTGCGCCGCCTGCTGCGAGCCATGGCACCCCAGCCAGGCCTGCCACGCGGACACTGCAGAAGCTCTG GCAGTGCCCATTGACGACACCATAAAGCGGTGCCCGTCGTGTAAGGTCCTCATTGAGCGCGACGCAGGCTGTGCCCAGATGTTGTGCAAGCGGTGCAAGCACGTGTTCTGCTGGTACTGCTTAACCTCCCTCGAT GACGACTTTCTGTTGCGCCACTACGACAAGGGGCCATGCAAGAACAAGCTGGGCCACAGCCGAGCGTCCGTCTTGTGGCACCGCGCCCAGGTCATCGGCATCTTCGCAGGGTTCGgtctgttgctggtggtggcctcccctctccttttgtTCGTGGGGCCCTGCTTACTGTGCTGCAAGTGTAAGCCATGCTCCAGGCACAAGATTGAGGAGGACAGTTTATACGGCATCTGA